A single region of the Pseudomonas sp. B21-023 genome encodes:
- a CDS encoding penicillin acylase family protein — translation MAAPALPPFPLRLGSAAALLGLLALGGCQMGGYQDSVLPNSGVQPLRGLAQNVSVRRNAMGAPLIESGNFHDALFSLGYLHAGDRIEQMVAMRLLAQGRLAELAGADALAIDRLMRAANLKQSAGQLYADASPRLKRFFEVYARGVNAYLFRYRDKLPGELARSGYRPEYWKPEDSALIFSLYAFSQSVNLQEELSALTLAQKVGADKLVWLLPGAPDEPLADSEVDKLKGLNLASQLPGLGALTATGQQLADLGLLGAPGSSNLALSPQRSRAGKSLLASDSRAAWALSPVQIHTGKYQVAGLSLPGLPIVLAGYNGKLAWSSSAVMADNQDLFLEQVRRQGTQLTYLADGKWQPARARNETFFVRGQRPQREVMYDTRHGTLLPGHGSLALTLHLPLLKDDRSLDALFDLTRAQNIERAFDSTREVGAAALNFVFAEPQHIGWQVSGRYPNRREGQGLLPSPGWDGRYDWDGYADAMLHPYDQDPPAGFIGHANQRSLPKGYGMQLSSSWYYPERAERMAQLAGNGRHDSRSLMALQNDQVTLLADKLKQMFDAPGMAQPLKQAIDALPGAQRDKARDALARLKAFDGRLSPVSADAALYELFLQAVTRQTFLDELGPESSPTWQAFIGNAKLSYSAQADHLLGREDSPFWDDRGTPQKEDKPTILARSLAAAVDAGTTQLGADRRAWQWGKLHQYRWPAPAYHGLGDKLERAPLAAGGDFSTLALTPYAWGSSFDTQLPASARMIVDFGQTEPLQLLTSNGQSGNPASRHYSDGLDAWFKGRFTSLPLQPQNFARAYGSQRLTLVPGK, via the coding sequence ATGGCCGCCCCCGCCCTTCCACCCTTCCCTCTCCGCCTCGGCAGTGCTGCCGCGTTGCTTGGCCTGCTCGCGCTGGGCGGCTGCCAGATGGGTGGCTACCAGGACAGCGTCCTGCCCAACAGCGGCGTGCAACCGCTCAGGGGTCTGGCGCAGAACGTCTCGGTACGGCGTAACGCAATGGGCGCGCCGCTGATCGAAAGCGGCAACTTCCATGATGCGCTGTTCAGCCTGGGCTACCTGCATGCCGGGGATCGCATCGAGCAGATGGTCGCCATGCGCCTGTTGGCCCAGGGGCGCCTGGCCGAACTGGCTGGAGCCGACGCCCTGGCGATCGACCGGCTGATGCGCGCGGCCAATCTCAAGCAGAGTGCCGGTCAGCTCTATGCCGATGCCTCGCCGCGCCTGAAGCGCTTCTTCGAAGTCTATGCCCGCGGGGTCAACGCCTACCTGTTCCGCTATCGCGACAAGTTGCCGGGCGAACTCGCTCGCAGCGGTTATCGCCCGGAATACTGGAAACCCGAGGATTCGGCGCTGATCTTCAGCCTCTACGCCTTCAGCCAGTCGGTGAACCTGCAGGAGGAACTGTCGGCATTGACCCTGGCGCAGAAGGTGGGTGCCGACAAGCTGGTCTGGCTGCTGCCCGGCGCTCCGGACGAACCCCTGGCCGACAGCGAAGTCGACAAACTCAAGGGCCTGAACCTGGCCAGCCAGCTGCCGGGCCTGGGCGCGCTCACCGCCACTGGCCAGCAATTGGCCGACCTCGGCCTGCTGGGTGCCCCCGGCTCGAGCAACCTGGCGCTGTCGCCCCAGCGCAGCCGTGCCGGCAAGAGCCTGCTGGCCAGCGACAGCCGCGCCGCCTGGGCACTGAGCCCGGTGCAGATCCACACCGGCAAGTATCAGGTCGCCGGCCTGTCGCTGCCAGGGCTGCCGATCGTGCTGGCCGGCTACAACGGCAAGCTGGCCTGGAGCAGCAGCGCGGTGATGGCTGACAACCAGGACCTGTTCCTCGAGCAGGTGCGCCGCCAGGGCACCCAGCTGACCTACCTCGCCGACGGCAAGTGGCAACCGGCGCGTGCCCGCAACGAGACCTTCTTCGTTCGCGGCCAGCGCCCCCAGCGCGAGGTGATGTACGACACCCGCCACGGCACCCTGTTGCCGGGGCATGGCAGCCTGGCCCTGACCCTGCATCTACCGCTGCTCAAGGATGATCGCAGCCTCGATGCGCTGTTCGACCTGACCCGCGCGCAAAACATCGAGCGTGCCTTCGACAGCACCCGCGAGGTCGGTGCGGCAGCGCTGAACTTCGTGTTCGCCGAGCCCCAGCATATCGGTTGGCAGGTCAGCGGACGCTATCCCAACCGCCGTGAAGGCCAGGGCCTGCTGCCCTCGCCGGGCTGGGACGGGCGCTATGACTGGGATGGTTACGCCGATGCAATGCTGCACCCCTACGATCAGGACCCGCCCGCCGGCTTCATCGGCCACGCCAACCAGCGCAGCCTGCCCAAGGGCTATGGCATGCAGCTGTCGAGCAGCTGGTATTACCCCGAGCGCGCCGAGCGCATGGCCCAACTGGCCGGCAACGGTCGCCACGACAGCCGCAGCCTGATGGCTCTGCAGAACGATCAGGTGACCCTGCTAGCCGACAAGCTCAAGCAGATGTTCGACGCCCCCGGCATGGCCCAGCCGCTCAAGCAGGCCATCGACGCCCTGCCTGGCGCCCAGCGCGACAAGGCTCGCGACGCCCTGGCGCGGCTGAAGGCCTTCGATGGCCGGCTAAGCCCGGTGTCGGCCGATGCCGCGCTGTACGAACTGTTCCTCCAGGCGGTCACTCGCCAGACTTTCCTCGATGAACTGGGCCCGGAATCCAGCCCGACATGGCAAGCGTTCATCGGCAATGCCAAGCTTTCCTACTCCGCCCAGGCCGACCACCTGCTGGGACGCGAGGACAGCCCGTTCTGGGACGATCGCGGCACGCCGCAAAAAGAAGACAAGCCCACCATCCTCGCCCGCAGCCTGGCTGCGGCGGTGGATGCCGGCACCACACAACTCGGCGCCGACCGCCGCGCCTGGCAGTGGGGCAAGCTGCATCAGTACCGCTGGCCGGCACCGGCCTATCACGGCCTGGGCGACAAGCTCGAGCGCGCGCCCCTGGCGGCGGGTGGCGACTTCAGCACCCTGGCCCTGACGCCTTATGCCTGGGGGAGCAGCTTCGACACCCAACTGCCGGCCTCGGCGCGGATGATCGTTGATTTCGGGCAGACCGAACCGCTGCAGCTGCTGACCAGCAACGGCCAGTCCGGCAATCCGGCCAGCCGCCATTACAGCGATGGGCTCGATGCCTGGTTCAAGGGCCGCTTCACCAGCCTGCCGCTGCAACCGCAGAACTTTGCCCGGGCCTACGGCAGCCAGCGGTTGACGCTGGTGCCTGGCAAATAG
- a CDS encoding SEC-C metal-binding domain-containing protein produces MTQQPHVHGPDCDHDHGHDHHHDHGHVHGPHCNHGHQEPVRNALKDVGRNDPCPCGSEKKFKKCHGA; encoded by the coding sequence ATGACCCAACAACCCCATGTCCATGGCCCCGACTGCGATCACGATCACGGTCACGACCATCACCACGACCACGGCCATGTGCATGGCCCGCACTGCAACCACGGCCATCAGGAGCCAGTGCGCAACGCCCTGAAGGACGTCGGCCGCAACGACCCTTGCCCGTGCGGCAGCGAGAAGAAATTCAAGAAGTGCCACGGCGCCTGA
- a CDS encoding CopD family protein, translated as MLAFALPYTLHVLAALVWVGGMFFAWLVLRPATVAALEGPARLRLWVEVFQRFFRWVWLAVAVLAVSGVGMIHLRFAGFETAPRYVQVMIGGGIVMFALFMRVQGLLLPELRAAVEAGDWASGAGVLGRIRRLVGVNLLIGVVVVGVASSRVLV; from the coding sequence ATGCTTGCCTTTGCCTTGCCCTACACCTTGCATGTCCTGGCCGCCCTCGTCTGGGTCGGCGGGATGTTCTTCGCCTGGCTGGTGCTGCGGCCGGCCACGGTTGCAGCGCTGGAAGGGCCTGCGCGGCTGCGTTTGTGGGTGGAGGTTTTCCAGCGGTTCTTCAGATGGGTCTGGCTGGCGGTGGCGGTGTTGGCTGTCAGCGGGGTCGGGATGATTCACCTGCGGTTTGCCGGGTTCGAGACCGCGCCTCGTTATGTGCAGGTGATGATTGGCGGGGGGATTGTCATGTTTGCGTTGTTCATGCGGGTTCAGGGGTTGTTGTTGCCTGAGTTGCGTGCGGCGGTGGAGGCAGGGGATTGGGCTTCGGGGGCTGGGGTGCTGGGGCGGATTCGGCGGTTGGTTGGGGTTAATTTGTTGATTGGCGTTGTGGTGGTGGGAGTGGCGAGTTCGCGGGTTTTGGTTTGA
- a CDS encoding OmpA family protein: MSIVRTAIPLVLLTSVLTGCAGLQKTDWPKCAAVGGVGGAALGAIESSSWAGWGALLGGGLAAGYCWAHGDGDEDGDGVPDSRDKCPGTPRGVQVDANGCPPEPAPVVEEVVVQKEEVIVIRDVHFEFDSARLTATDKERLNTIATRLKQEAPSARLSVSGHTDSVGSDSYNQKLSERRAQSVTNYLVESGVPRASFVSVVGAGETQPVADNATADGRAMNRRTEIKIQR, encoded by the coding sequence ATGAGCATAGTACGCACAGCGATACCCCTGGTTCTGCTCACCAGTGTGTTGACTGGTTGTGCAGGTTTGCAGAAAACCGACTGGCCGAAGTGTGCTGCCGTCGGGGGCGTGGGCGGCGCGGCCCTGGGCGCGATCGAGAGCTCCAGCTGGGCCGGCTGGGGCGCCTTGCTCGGTGGCGGCCTGGCGGCGGGTTACTGCTGGGCCCATGGCGACGGTGATGAAGACGGCGACGGCGTACCGGACAGCCGCGACAAGTGCCCGGGCACCCCGCGCGGCGTGCAGGTCGACGCCAATGGCTGCCCGCCGGAGCCGGCGCCGGTGGTCGAGGAAGTCGTGGTACAGAAGGAAGAAGTCATCGTCATCCGTGACGTGCATTTCGAGTTTGACTCGGCACGCCTGACGGCCACCGACAAGGAGCGCCTGAACACCATCGCCACGCGGCTCAAGCAGGAAGCCCCGAGCGCGCGCCTGAGCGTTTCCGGCCACACCGACAGCGTCGGTTCCGACAGCTACAACCAGAAGCTCTCCGAGCGCCGCGCCCAGTCGGTGACCAACTACCTGGTCGAAAGCGGTGTGCCACGTGCCAGCTTCGTCTCGGTGGTGGGGGCGGGTGAAACGCAGCCGGTCGCCGACAACGCCACAGCCGACGGGCGTGCCATGAACCGTCGAACCGAGATCAAGATCCAGCGTTGA
- a CDS encoding OmpA family protein, producing the protein MRVLSKAALPLVVATSLLAGCATHSDGSAPLNQRTWPICSLLGGLVGGGLGAIESSSWAAGAGVAGAIAGGLICYAQDGDEDGDGVFDRRDRCPDTPAGTQVNHMGCPLPQYPAAAPQPEPAATSEVITLDDQGQVLFAFDSAELTQGAQQRLQGLLPKLNDPSVASVKVIGFTDSVGSDSYNQRLSERRASGVAEYLISQGLAPNKVTSQGRGESEPVADNDTDEGRSRNRRVELHLN; encoded by the coding sequence ATGCGTGTTTTGTCGAAAGCGGCACTGCCGTTGGTGGTGGCCACGAGCCTGCTGGCAGGTTGCGCCACCCACAGCGATGGCAGCGCGCCCCTCAATCAAAGGACCTGGCCCATCTGCAGCCTGCTTGGCGGCCTGGTCGGTGGCGGCCTGGGCGCCATCGAAAGTTCCAGCTGGGCGGCTGGTGCCGGCGTTGCCGGTGCGATTGCCGGTGGCCTGATCTGTTATGCCCAGGATGGCGACGAGGATGGCGATGGCGTTTTCGACCGCCGCGACCGCTGCCCGGATACTCCGGCCGGTACCCAGGTCAACCATATGGGCTGCCCATTGCCGCAGTATCCAGCCGCCGCACCGCAGCCGGAGCCTGCGGCGACCTCGGAGGTGATCACCCTCGATGATCAGGGCCAGGTGCTGTTCGCCTTCGATTCCGCCGAACTCACCCAAGGTGCACAGCAGCGCCTGCAGGGCTTGCTGCCCAAGCTCAACGACCCCAGTGTGGCCAGTGTCAAGGTGATCGGTTTCACTGACAGCGTGGGCTCCGACAGTTACAACCAGCGCCTGTCCGAGCGCCGTGCCAGCGGTGTTGCCGAGTACCTGATCAGCCAGGGCCTGGCGCCGAACAAGGTGACCAGCCAGGGCCGTGGCGAGAGTGAGCCGGTGGCCGACAATGACACCGATGAAGGCCGCTCACGCAACCGACGGGTGGAACTGCACCTGAACTGA
- a CDS encoding LEA type 2 family protein — MRTLARLLSLSLLLGGLAGCASWGADTWREPQLHLLEVEPVKVRLHQQEFVLHLRVDNPNDSRLFIRHLAYSVRLGDLLLAEDEASLWRSVGGHARRTFKVTVRTNLWQHLKPLAKLLKSGQPVQYQLRGELATGLIVHRDLHLRQRGEIIPGDLKPE; from the coding sequence ATGCGCACCCTGGCTCGCCTGCTCTCGCTCAGCCTGCTGCTGGGCGGATTGGCGGGCTGCGCCAGCTGGGGCGCTGATACCTGGCGCGAACCACAGTTGCACCTGCTCGAGGTGGAACCGGTGAAGGTGCGCCTGCACCAGCAGGAGTTCGTTCTGCACCTGCGCGTCGACAACCCCAACGACAGCCGCCTGTTCATCCGCCACCTGGCCTATTCTGTACGCCTCGGCGACCTGTTGCTGGCCGAAGACGAGGCCAGCCTGTGGCGCAGCGTTGGCGGCCATGCCCGGCGCACCTTCAAGGTCACCGTGCGGACCAATCTCTGGCAGCACCTCAAGCCTCTGGCAAAGCTGCTCAAAAGCGGACAACCCGTGCAGTATCAACTACGCGGCGAACTGGCCACCGGGCTGATCGTGCATCGGGACCTGCACTTGAGGCAAAGGGGTGAGATAATCCCCGGCGATCTTAAACCGGAGTAA
- a CDS encoding collagen-like protein, which translates to MRKLILLAVLATPLAQAESLEVAAHSMLRLPNKAASVHLEHLRVADSATLLLPASLTELKIDRLELGRDARIAIAPAERDLSIEALTARLGEGSEFSAPGAPGSYERPARPGRNLDLRLQALEADRLSIDARGGAGAPGYVGLDGANGKPGGCTWGQASRGANGDDGGNGHDGAPGGRVRLAVPEGFAQERIMVRLDGGAPGKAGAAGKAGAGGASKGCLVYRTDAGGNGRPGQAGQPGLAGASGELILQRL; encoded by the coding sequence ATGCGTAAACTGATTTTGCTGGCCGTACTGGCCACACCCTTGGCCCAGGCCGAGAGCCTGGAGGTTGCTGCCCATTCGATGCTGCGCCTGCCGAACAAGGCGGCCAGCGTGCACCTGGAGCACCTGCGAGTGGCCGACTCGGCGACCTTGTTGCTACCGGCCAGCCTTACCGAGCTGAAGATCGACCGGCTCGAACTGGGGCGCGATGCGCGCATCGCCATCGCGCCGGCCGAGCGCGACCTGAGCATCGAGGCGTTGACGGCTCGGCTGGGCGAGGGTAGCGAATTCAGTGCGCCAGGGGCGCCCGGAAGCTACGAGCGGCCCGCGCGGCCGGGGCGTAACCTGGATCTGCGGTTGCAGGCGCTGGAAGCGGACCGGCTATCGATCGACGCCCGGGGCGGGGCTGGGGCGCCGGGGTATGTCGGGCTCGACGGCGCCAATGGCAAGCCGGGGGGCTGCACCTGGGGGCAGGCCAGTCGTGGGGCCAATGGTGATGATGGTGGCAACGGGCATGATGGGGCCCCCGGTGGGCGAGTTCGTCTGGCGGTGCCTGAAGGGTTTGCGCAGGAGCGGATTATGGTGCGACTTGATGGTGGTGCGCCTGGTAAGGCGGGGGCTGCCGGGAAGGCTGGGGCAGGTGGGGCTAGTAAGGGGTGTCTGGTTTATCGGACCGATGCTGGGGGGAATGGGCGGCCTGGGCAGGCCGGGCAGCCTGGGTTGGCTGGGGCCTCGGGGGAGTTGATTCTTCAGCGGCTTTGA
- a CDS encoding YchJ family protein has protein sequence MSVSICPCGSGNLLDTCCGHYHSGTPAPDAQTLMRSRYSAYVLGLVDYLVATTLPAQRPGLDRAAMAAWSAQSTWLGLEVEGAEVLGGQPEHAFVTFTARWHDLEGDHQHRERSAFVQHAGRWYFIDPTAPLKAGRNDPCPCASGQKFKKCCASYFGS, from the coding sequence ATGAGTGTCTCGATCTGCCCCTGCGGCAGTGGCAACCTGCTCGATACCTGCTGCGGGCACTATCACAGTGGAACACCAGCGCCGGATGCCCAGACGCTGATGCGTTCACGCTACAGCGCCTATGTGCTGGGCCTGGTGGATTACCTGGTGGCTACCACCCTGCCGGCCCAGCGCCCAGGCCTGGACCGCGCCGCCATGGCGGCCTGGAGCGCGCAGAGCACCTGGCTGGGCCTGGAGGTAGAGGGCGCCGAGGTGCTGGGCGGACAGCCCGAGCATGCCTTCGTCACGTTCACCGCGCGCTGGCACGACCTTGAGGGCGATCACCAGCACCGCGAGCGCTCGGCATTCGTCCAGCATGCCGGACGCTGGTATTTCATCGACCCGACCGCGCCCCTCAAGGCCGGACGCAACGACCCCTGCCCCTGCGCCAGCGGGCAGAAGTTCAAGAAATGCTGCGCCAGTTACTTCGGTAGTTGA
- a CDS encoding DUF6231 family protein produces MTDAFSQRTPQQALAALLERFTPRHLLLVGSRFPALEAFAAAHPDTRIEVAAPGPLPAEQAARRFDLAVLVDCLEHLPKRTGLELLGGIRNLNASRVAVLADLTACGWQPTDFYSLALSASEQFQRDEQVLSLFTYDLHDYKQVPDWLNAKFWANPENFGKYWW; encoded by the coding sequence ATGACCGACGCTTTCTCCCAACGCACGCCCCAGCAGGCACTGGCCGCCCTGCTGGAACGCTTCACCCCGCGCCACTTGCTGCTGGTGGGCAGCCGCTTCCCTGCCCTGGAAGCCTTCGCCGCCGCCCATCCCGATACCCGCATCGAAGTTGCCGCACCCGGCCCGCTGCCTGCCGAACAGGCAGCCCGGCGCTTCGACCTGGCGGTACTGGTCGATTGCCTGGAGCACCTGCCCAAGCGCACCGGCCTGGAGCTGCTGGGCGGCATCCGCAACCTCAACGCCAGCCGCGTCGCAGTGCTGGCCGACCTGACCGCCTGCGGCTGGCAGCCCACCGATTTCTACTCGCTGGCGCTCTCGGCCAGCGAGCAGTTCCAGCGCGATGAACAGGTATTGAGCCTGTTCACCTATGATCTGCATGACTACAAACAAGTCCCGGACTGGCTCAATGCCAAGTTCTGGGCCAACCCCGAAAACTTCGGCAAGTACTGGTGGTGA
- a CDS encoding DUF1145 domain-containing protein, whose translation MKFILGLGKALTVAFWGVVLFNLFMPQPLPLNLLINAAGIVLLSLHVLEVLFFNGSLRGRSHRWFDRLQILLTGIFHVMSIPRSQEAPSHA comes from the coding sequence ATGAAGTTCATCCTGGGCCTGGGCAAGGCTCTGACAGTGGCGTTCTGGGGTGTGGTGCTGTTCAACCTGTTCATGCCACAGCCATTGCCGCTCAATCTGCTGATCAATGCCGCAGGTATCGTCCTGCTGTCGCTGCATGTGCTCGAGGTGCTGTTCTTCAATGGCAGCTTGCGTGGGCGCAGTCACCGCTGGTTCGACCGCTTGCAGATTCTGTTGACCGGCATCTTCCATGTCATGTCCATCCCCCGGTCGCAGGAGGCGCCGAGCCATGCGTAA
- a CDS encoding succinylglutamate desuccinylase/aspartoacylase family protein, producing MHHSTHDLLSPVPGIARQLHSFHFGPRGAGKVYIQASLHADELPGMLVAWHLKQRLGDMEQQGRLRKEIILVPVANPVGLEQVLLDAPLGRFELQSGENFNRRFVDLSDSIGDQIEGHLSQDPAHNLALIREYLRRGLDAHPAHTPLQSQRLTLQRLACDADMVLDLHCDFEAVEHLYTTPEAWPEVEPLARYLGVQASLLATDSGGQSFDECFSLVWWQLQQRFGKRFPIPLGSFSVTIELRGQADVSHALATQDCQAILDFLTHAGVIEGQPAPLPALRHPATPLAAVEPVMAPLGGLLVFHASPGQYLQAGALIAEVIDPLSDRVTPLRNSQAGLLYARSIRRMATAGMVVAHVAGEQVCRSGYLLGN from the coding sequence ATGCACCACTCGACCCACGACCTGCTCTCCCCTGTCCCGGGTATCGCCCGCCAGTTGCACAGCTTCCATTTCGGCCCACGTGGCGCCGGCAAGGTGTACATCCAGGCCTCGCTGCATGCCGACGAGCTGCCGGGCATGCTGGTGGCCTGGCATCTCAAGCAGCGGCTTGGGGACATGGAGCAGCAGGGCCGGTTGCGCAAGGAGATCATCCTGGTACCGGTGGCCAACCCGGTCGGCCTCGAGCAGGTGTTGCTGGACGCGCCCCTGGGGCGCTTCGAGCTGCAAAGCGGCGAGAACTTCAACCGCAGGTTCGTCGACCTGTCGGACAGCATCGGCGACCAGATCGAAGGCCACCTCTCCCAGGACCCGGCCCACAACCTCGCGCTGATCCGTGAATACCTGCGCCGGGGCCTGGATGCCCACCCCGCGCACACGCCGCTGCAGTCCCAGCGCCTGACCCTGCAGCGCCTGGCCTGCGACGCCGACATGGTGCTCGACCTGCATTGCGACTTCGAAGCCGTCGAGCACCTGTACACCACGCCCGAGGCCTGGCCCGAGGTCGAACCGCTGGCCCGCTACCTGGGCGTCCAGGCCAGCCTGCTGGCCACCGACTCGGGCGGGCAATCGTTCGATGAGTGTTTCAGCCTGGTGTGGTGGCAGTTGCAGCAGCGCTTCGGCAAACGCTTCCCGATCCCCCTGGGCAGTTTTTCGGTGACCATCGAGTTGCGCGGCCAGGCCGATGTCAGCCACGCCCTGGCCACCCAGGACTGCCAGGCGATCCTCGACTTCCTGACCCACGCCGGCGTCATCGAAGGCCAACCGGCGCCCTTGCCCGCTTTGCGCCATCCGGCCACGCCGCTGGCGGCGGTGGAACCGGTCATGGCACCGCTTGGCGGGTTGCTGGTGTTCCATGCCAGCCCCGGGCAGTACCTGCAAGCCGGAGCGCTGATCGCCGAGGTCATCGACCCGCTCAGCGACCGGGTAACGCCCTTGCGCAATAGCCAGGCCGGGCTGCTCTATGCCCGCAGCATCAGGCGCATGGCCACCGCGGGCATGGTGGTCGCCCATGTGGCAGGCGAGCAGGTTTGCCGCAGCGGTTACCTGCTGGGCAACTGA
- a CDS encoding cold-shock protein: MSNRQNGTVKWFNDEKGYGFITPQSGDDLFVHFKAIQADGFKTLKEGQAVTFVATRGQKGMQAEEVQIA; the protein is encoded by the coding sequence ATGTCCAACCGTCAAAACGGTACCGTTAAGTGGTTCAACGATGAGAAAGGCTACGGCTTCATCACCCCTCAGTCGGGTGACGACCTGTTCGTGCACTTCAAAGCCATCCAAGCTGACGGCTTCAAAACCCTGAAAGAAGGCCAGGCTGTTACTTTCGTCGCTACCCGCGGCCAGAAAGGCATGCAGGCTGAAGAAGTTCAGATCGCCTAA
- the dcd gene encoding dCTP deaminase, which yields MSIKSDKWIRRMAQEHGMIEPFVERQVRGEHDSRVISFGVSSYGYDVRCADEFKVFTNINSATVDPKNFDAGSFVDIKSDVCIIPPNSFALARTVEYFRIPRDVLTICLGKSTYARCGIIVNVTPLEPEWEGHVTLEFSNTTTLPAKIYANEGVAQMLFLQSDEECEVSYKDRGGKYQGQRGVTLPRT from the coding sequence ATGAGCATCAAATCGGACAAGTGGATTCGCCGCATGGCGCAGGAACACGGCATGATCGAACCGTTCGTCGAGCGCCAGGTGCGCGGCGAGCACGACAGCCGGGTCATCTCCTTCGGCGTCTCCAGCTACGGCTACGACGTGCGTTGCGCCGACGAATTCAAGGTGTTCACCAACATCAACTCGGCCACCGTCGACCCGAAGAACTTCGATGCCGGCAGCTTCGTCGACATCAAGAGCGACGTGTGCATCATCCCGCCGAACTCCTTTGCCCTGGCCCGTACCGTCGAGTACTTCCGTATTCCGCGTGACGTGCTGACCATCTGCCTGGGCAAGAGCACCTACGCGCGCTGCGGCATCATCGTCAACGTCACTCCTCTCGAGCCCGAGTGGGAAGGCCATGTGACGCTGGAGTTTTCCAACACCACCACGCTGCCGGCGAAGATCTACGCCAACGAAGGCGTGGCGCAGATGCTGTTCCTGCAGTCCGACGAGGAGTGCGAAGTGTCGTACAAGGACCGCGGCGGCAAGTATCAGGGCCAGCGCGGCGTCACCTTGCCGCGCACCTGA